Below is a window of Leuconostoc gasicomitatum LMG 18811 DNA.
AAGGGATTCAAGCCATTAACGATTGGGTGCCTGATCAAATATATAATTTACCAGGGGAACAAATTGTGACAGCAGATCGCACAAATAGTTCTGGAAAAGATGACGCTGATTCTGTCATCAACCATACTTTATATGATTCATCAACAATTGGTGGTGGTCAATACCAGGCACAGTATGGCGGCGCATTCTTGGATCAATTGAAGGCAGACTATCCGACTCTGTTTGAAACAAAGCAAATTTCTACAGGTAAGCCAATGAATCCAAATGTTAAAATCACAGAGTGGTCAGCTAAGTACTTTAATGGCTCAAATATTCAAGGTCGTGGTGCTTGGTATGTACTAAAGGATTGGGCAACAAACCAATACTTTAATGTGTCAAGTGATAACGATTTCTTACCTAAACAATTGTTAGGTGAAAAAACAAGCACTGGTTTTACAACTGATGAGAATGGTAAGACATCATTTTATTCAACGAGTGGTTATCAGGCGAAGAATACCTTTATTCAAGATAATACAAATTGGTATTATTTCGACAATGATGGATACATGGTTGTTGGCACGCAACAAATTAATGGTAAAAAGTATTATTTCTTGCCTAATGGCGTTGAATTACAAGATGCTTACTTGTCTGACGGTCAAAATCAATATTATTACAACAAGACTGGCAAGGCAGTTACAAATCAATACTATATAGGACCTGATAATAATTGGCGTTATTTCTTTGCGGACGGACATATGGCGCTTGGATTAACAACAATTACTGCAGATAATGGTTCGACATCTGAGCAATATTTTGATCAAAATGGCGTTCAGGTTAAGGGAACTGACATCAGAGATACTGCGGGTAATTTGCGATATTTCGATGGTCAGACAGGTAATTTATTGACTAATACATGGCAAGAATTAGCAAATAAATCATGGATTTATTTGAATGCCCAAGGCATTGCTGTTACTGGTCAACAAAATATCAACGGTCAAATCTTGTATTTCAATTATGATGGCACGCAAATCAAAAACGATTTCAAACGTTTGGATAATGGTGCCTGGTTGTACTTGAATGCTCAAGGTGTTGCTTTGACAGGGGAACAGACAATTAATGGCGCCCAAGTGTACTTTAACCAGAATGGCGAACAAGTCAAAAATGACCAAGTCAAAAATAGTGATGGCACAATAAGCTATTATGCAGGTATTAATGGTCAAAAACTAACAAATGATTTTGCTGAATTACCAGATGGGTCTTGGTTATATTTGGATAATCAGGGGCATGCCGTAACAGGAGAACAAATAATTAATAATCAAGTTCTTTACTTCAATGATAACGGTGTACAACTCAAGGGCGGTACGCATATTGATGAAGCAGGTCATATGCATTATTATGATGCTGATTCAGGTGAACGGGTTTCGAACCAATCTGTACAAATCGATGGTCGAAAAATTTACTTCGATAATGCAGGTAATGCTGTAGATTGATCTGTTAGCGTCTATTAGAATCGAGAAGCACAAATATGTGCTTCTTTTTTTTGTAATAATTATGTAATATGATTGCTCTAGCATAATCGGTATACTTAAATAAGTGAGTATTAATCTATATTGAGCACAGTATGCAGTGTGGCGGGGAGAAAATATGATCGATTTACATAGTCATTTGTTACCAAACATTGACGATGGTTCAAAGTCAATACGCGCATCCTTACGAATGGCACATGAAGCAGTTGAAGATGGAATAGAAGCAGCTTTGATGACACCTCATCACATGAATGGCCATTACATGAACCACAAAGCAGATGTTATCCGATTAACTCAAGAATTTCAAGCGCACTTAGATAAAGAAAAGATTCCATTGCAAGTCTTTCCTTCGCAGGAAGTACGTATCAATGGTGGGCTGATTGATGCGTTAGATAATGATGATATTTTGTTTGCTGATGAAGATAATAGATATTTATTGTTGGAATTTCCGGATGATGATGTGCCCACATATAGTGATGATATGATATTTAATATCATGCAACGAGGCATTAGTGTGCAAATTGCACATCCAGAGCGTAATTTGAAGATAATGGCGCAACCAGATATTTTATTCAATCTGATTGAAAAAGGTGCAATTGCTCAAGTCACCGCGAGTTCATATGTCGGTACTTTTGGCAAAAAAGTTGAGAAATTTTCGGAAGCCATTGTAGCCCATAATTTAGCCCATGTCTTTGTCTCGGATGCGCATGACTTACCAAATCGTGAATATGAAATGCGTCAGGCATTTCATAAATTAGGAACTAATTTAGGAAAGCAGTATCAGCAAATGTTTGAAAAAAATGCTGAGGCGATTTTAGATGGAAATAATGTTGAAAAATTAATTCCTGAAATGATTGTCAAACGTCATTTTTTTAATGGTTTCTAAAATACATAATTATAAAGGATAAACAAATTAATGAATAACGTACTTGAACTACGCCAATTATGGGATATTATCCGTAAATATTTTTTTATGCTCGTTTTAATGGCAATTATTGGTGGT
It encodes the following:
- a CDS encoding tyrosine-protein phosphatase; translated protein: MIDLHSHLLPNIDDGSKSIRASLRMAHEAVEDGIEAALMTPHHMNGHYMNHKADVIRLTQEFQAHLDKEKIPLQVFPSQEVRINGGLIDALDNDDILFADEDNRYLLLEFPDDDVPTYSDDMIFNIMQRGISVQIAHPERNLKIMAQPDILFNLIEKGAIAQVTASSYVGTFGKKVEKFSEAIVAHNLAHVFVSDAHDLPNREYEMRQAFHKLGTNLGKQYQQMFEKNAEAILDGNNVEKLIPEMIVKRHFFNGF